A genomic window from Zalophus californianus isolate mZalCal1 chromosome 13, mZalCal1.pri.v2, whole genome shotgun sequence includes:
- the RANBP6 gene encoding ran-binding protein 6 translates to MAAAGSAGVPAAVSGKQEFYQLLKNLINPSCMVRRQAEEIYENIPGLCKTTFLLDAVRNRRAGYEVRQMAAALLRRLLSSGFEEVYPNLPSGVQRDVKIELILAVKLETHASMRKKLCDIFAVLARNLIDEDGTNHWPEGLKFLIDSIYSKNVVLWEVALHVFWHFPGIFGNQERHDLDIIKRLLDQCIQDQEHPAIRTLSARAAAAFVLANENNVALFKDFADLLPGILQAVNDSCYQDDDSVLESLVEIADTVPKYLGPYLEDTLQLSLKLCGDSRLSNLQRQLALEIIVTLSETATPMLKKHTNIIAQAVPHILAMMVDLQDDEDWVNADEMEEDDFDSNAVAAESALDRLACGLGGKLVLPMTKEHIMQMLQSPDWKYRHAGLMALSAIGEGCHQQMESILDETVNSVLLFLQDPHPRVRAAACTTLGQMATDFAPNFQKKFHETVIAALLRTMENQGNQRVQSHAASALIIFIEDCPKALLVLYLDSMVRNLHSILVIKLQELIRNGTKLALEQLVTTIASVADTIEEKFVPYYDIFMPSLKHIVELAVQKELKLLKGKTIECISHVGLAVGKEKFMQDASNVMQLLLKTQSDLSNMEDDDPQTSYMVSAWARMCKILGNDFQQYLPLVIEPLIKTASAKPDVALLDTQDVENMSDDDGWQFVNLGDQQSFGIKTSGLEAKATACQMLVYYAKELREGFVEYTEQVVKLMVPLLKFYFHDSVRVAAAESMPFLLECARIHGPEYLAQMWQFICDPLIKAIGTEPDTDVLSEIMNSFAKSIEVMGDGCLTDEHLEELGEILKAKLEGHFKNQELRQVKRQEENYDQQVEMSLQDEDECDVYILTKVSDILHSLFSTYKEKILPWFEQLLPLIVNLICSSRPWPDRQWGLCIFDDIIEHCSPTSFKYVEYFRWPMLLNMRDNNPEVRQAAAYGLGVMAQFGGDDYHSLCSEAVPLLVKVIKCANSKTKKNVIATENCISAVGKILRFKPNCVNVDEVLPHWLSWLPLHEDKEEAIQTLSFLCDLVESKHPVVLGPNNSNLPKIISIIAEGKINETINYEDPCAKRLANVVRQVQTSEELWLECIAQLDDEQQEALQELLNFA, encoded by the coding sequence ATGGCGGCGGCTGGGTCTGCCGGGGTACCGGCCGCTGTGTCGGGAAAGCAAGAGTTTTATCAGCTTCTGAAGAACCTGATCAATCCAAGCTGTATGGTGCGGAGACAGGCAGAGGAAATCTATGAAAATATCCCAGGTCTGTGTAAGACTACATTCCTCTTAGATGCTGTCAGAAATAGAAGAGCAGGTTATGAGGTGAGACAAATGGCTGCCGCACTGCTACGACGGCTTTTGTCCTCTGGGTTTGAGGAAGTTTATCCAAATCTGCCTTCTGGTGTTCAGAGAGACGTCAAGATTGAACTTATACTGGCTGTTAAGTTAGAAACACATGCTAGCATGAGGAAAAAACTTTGTGATATTTTTGCAGTGCTGGCCAGGAATTTGATAGATGAGGATGGCACTAACCACTGGCCCGAAGGTCTGAAGTTCCTTATTGATTCTATCTACTCTAAAAATGTAGTTCTATGGGAAGTTGCTCTTCATGTTTTCTGGCACTTTCCTGGGATTTTTGGGAACCAAGAGCGGCATGATTTGGATATCATCAAACGGTTGTTGGACCAGTGCATTCAAGATCAAGAACATCCAGCAATCAGGACATTGTCTGCTAGAGCTGCAGCTGCATTTGTACTTGCTAATGAGAATAATGTTGCTCTTTTCAAAGACTTTGCAGACTTGCTTCCTGGAATCTTACAGGCTGTGAATGACTCATGCTACCAGGATGATGATTCAGTGCTAGAATCCCTTGTTGAGATTGCAGATACTGTACCTAAATATCTGGGTCCTTATTTAGAAGATACTCTGCAGTTGAGTCTGAAGTTATGTGGAGACTCTAGACTTAGTAATCTGCAACGCCAGCTGGCCCTTGAAATAATAGTGACCTTGTCTGAAACTGCAACCCCAATGttgaaaaaacatacaaatataattGCACAGGCAGTTCCTCATATATTAGCAATGATGGTTGATCTACAAGATGATGAGGACTGGGTAAATGCTGATGAAATGGAAGAAGATGATTTTGACAGCAATGCAGTTGCTGCTGAGAGTGCACTAGATAGACTGGCTTGTGGGCTCGGTGGAAAACTTGTTTTACCAATGACTAAGGAGCACATCATGCAGATGCTTCAGAGCCCTGACTGGAAATATCGACATGCTGGATTAATGGCCTTATCTGCCATTGGAGAAGGATGCCATCAGCAAATGGAATCAATTCTAGATGAAACAGTTAactctgttttgctttttcttcaggATCCTCACCCAAGAGTGAGGGCTGCAGCATGTACTACGCTTGGACAGATGGCTACAGATTTTGCGCCTAACTTCCAAAAGAAATTCCATGAAACAGTGATTGCAGCTCTGTTGCGTACCATGGAAAATCAAGGTAATCAGCGTGTGCAATCACATGCGGCTTCTgcacttattatttttattgaagactGCCCCAAAGCATTGCTAGTTCTGTATTTGGATAGTATGGTGAGAAATCTACATTCCATCTTGGTGATTAAACTTCAAGAGTTGATTCGGAATGGAACTAAATTGGCCTTGGAACAGCTTGTGACGACCATTGCCTCAGTTGCAGAtacaatagaagaaaaatttgttCCATATTATGATATATTTATGCCATCACTAAAGCACATTGTTGAGCTTGCTGTTCAAAAGGAACTCAAGCTTCTGAAAGGAAAAACTATTGAATGCATTAGCCATGTTGGTCTTGCTGTTGGGAAGGAAAAATTTATGCAAGATGCATCAAATGTGATGCAGCTATTGTTAAAGACACAATCAGACTTAAGTAATATGGAAGATGATGACCCTCAGACATCTTACATGGTTTCAGCATGGGCTAGAATGTGTAAAATTCTTGGAAATGATTTTCAACAGTACCTTCCACTAGTTATTGAGCCTCTTATTAAGACTGCTTCAGCTAAACCTGATGTTGCTCTCTTAGACACACAAGATGTGGAAAATATGAGTGATGATGATGGATGGCAATTTGTAAATCTTGGAGACCAACAAAGTTTTGGAATTAAGACTTCAGGACTTGAAGCAAAAGCAACTGCTTGCCAGATGTTGGTTTACTATGCTAAGGAGTTAAGGGAAGGATTTGTGGAATATACAGAACAAGTTGTAAAGCTTATGGTTcctttattgaaattttatttccatgacaGTGTTCGAGTGGCAGCAGCAGAGTCTATGCCTTTTCTCCTGGAATGTGCAAGAATTCATGGCCCAGAGTATCTTGCACAGATGTGGCAATTCATATGTGATCCCTTAATCAAGGCTATTGGGACTGAACCTGATACAGATGTACTCTCAGAAATAATGAATTCTTTTGCAAAGTCTATTGAAGTAATGGGAGATGGGTGCCTTACTGATGAACACTTGGAAGAACTAGGGGAAATATTGAAAGCAAAACTTGAAGGGCACTTTAAAAACCAAGAACTGAGACAGGttaaaagacaggaagaaaactaTGATCAACAGGTTGAAATGTCTCTGCAAGATGAGGATGAATGTGATGTTTATATTCTGACCAAAGTATCAGATATTTTGCACTCATTATTTAGTACTTACAAGGAAAAGATTTTACCGTGGTTTGAACAACTGCTTCCATTAATTGTAAATCTGATTTGTTCAAGTAGGCCATGGCCAGACAGACAATGGGGATTGTGCATTTTTGATGATATTATAGAGCACTGCAGTCCAACCTCATTTAAATATGTAGAATATTTTCGATGGCCAATGCTACTAAATATGCGAGACAATAACCCTGAAGTCAGGCAAGCTGCTGCTTATGGCCTGGGTGTTATGGCACAGTTTGGTGGAGATGATTATCATTCGTTATGTTCAGAAGCTGTTCCACTGCTAGTAAAAGTTATTAAGTGTGCAAattccaaaactaaaaaaaatgtcattgctaCAGAGAACTGTATCTCAGCAGTAGGGAAGATTTTGAGGTTTAAGCCTAACTGCGTAAATGTAGATGAAGTTCTTCCACATTGGTTATCATGGCTTCCACTGCATGAGGATAAAGAGGAAGCTATTCAGACTTTGAGTTTTCTCTGTGACTTAGTTGAAAGTAAACATCCAGTTGTACTTGGTCCAAATAATTCCAATCTTCCCAAAATAATCAGTATAATtgcagaaggaaaaattaatgaGACTATTAACTATGAAGATCCTTGTGCCAAACGCCTAGCTAATGTTGTGCGTCAGGTACAGACTTCTGAAGAGTTATGGTTGGAATGCATAGCCCAACTTGATGATGAGCAGCAGGAAGCTTTACAGGAGTTGTTAAATTTTGCTTGA